Proteins from one Oscillatoria sp. FACHB-1406 genomic window:
- a CDS encoding GNAT family N-acetyltransferase produces the protein MKRKPMELIELETERLYLRQWQDSDRAPFAQLNADYRVMECFPATLDPAASDALVERLQAFILQHGWGFWAAELKETGAFIGFIGLNIPGYDLPFSPCVEIGWRLAFSYWGKGLATEGAKAALRCGFESLNLLEIVSFTAEQNTRSRNVMKRLGMTEAGTFYHPLVPAESPLRLHYWYRLDREMYGT, from the coding sequence ATGAAGAGAAAGCCAATGGAACTCATCGAACTCGAAACAGAGCGCTTGTATCTGCGACAATGGCAAGATAGCGATCGCGCGCCTTTTGCTCAACTCAATGCAGACTACCGAGTGATGGAGTGTTTTCCCGCTACTCTCGACCCTGCCGCCAGCGATGCGCTAGTTGAACGATTGCAAGCTTTCATCCTACAACACGGCTGGGGATTTTGGGCGGCAGAATTGAAAGAAACCGGAGCTTTTATTGGTTTTATCGGGCTGAATATTCCCGGTTACGATTTGCCCTTTTCGCCCTGCGTTGAAATTGGCTGGCGATTGGCTTTTTCTTATTGGGGGAAAGGATTAGCAACGGAAGGGGCAAAAGCAGCGCTTCGTTGCGGATTTGAAAGCTTAAATCTCTTGGAAATTGTCTCTTTTACCGCAGAGCAAAATACTCGTTCTCGCAATGTAATGAAACGATTGGGGATGACGGAAGCTGGAACGTTTTATCATCCCCTCGTACCGGCAGAAAGTCCGCTACGCCTTCATTATTGGTATCGTCTCGATCGCGAAATGTACGGCACGTGA
- a CDS encoding TrpB-like pyridoxal phosphate-dependent enzyme, with protein MDTVKYLLSEQQIPTAWYNIQADLPAPLPPVLHPGTGKPISPPDLTPLFPPALIEQEVSLERWIEIPEEVRDIYRQWRPTPLYRARRLEKALDTPAKIYYKYEGVSPAGSHKPNTAVAQAYYNKQAGVKRLTTETGAGQWGSSLAFAGALFGLEVLVYMVKVSYNQKPYRRALMETYGARVVASPSEETHAGRAILAEYPDSTGSLGIAISEAVEVAAQDEETKYALGSVLNHVLLHQTVIGQEALAQLEMAGDYPDIIVGCTGGGSNFAGIAFPFLGAKLRGDRDVEIIAVEPAACPTLTRGRYAYDFGDTAHLTPLVKMHTLGSTFVPEGVHAGGLRYHGMGPLVSHVVELGLAEPRAEYQLGCFAAGVTFAKAEGILPAPEANHAVKGAIDEALKCKESGEGKVILFNLCGHGHFDMQAYIDYQAGMLKDTECSSEEVAMALAGLPSV; from the coding sequence ATGGATACCGTTAAATACCTGCTTTCAGAACAACAAATACCGACGGCTTGGTACAACATCCAAGCCGACTTACCCGCCCCCTTACCGCCCGTTCTGCATCCCGGTACCGGCAAACCCATTTCGCCGCCTGACTTGACTCCCCTTTTTCCCCCAGCGCTCATCGAACAAGAAGTCAGCCTCGAACGTTGGATTGAAATTCCCGAGGAAGTGCGCGATATTTATCGTCAATGGCGACCTACTCCACTTTACCGCGCTCGTCGCCTCGAAAAAGCCCTCGATACGCCCGCCAAAATTTACTACAAATACGAAGGCGTGAGTCCCGCAGGCAGCCATAAACCGAATACTGCCGTCGCCCAAGCTTACTACAACAAACAAGCGGGCGTGAAGCGCTTGACGACGGAAACGGGCGCGGGACAGTGGGGTTCTTCCCTTGCCTTTGCGGGGGCGCTTTTCGGGCTGGAAGTGCTGGTGTATATGGTGAAAGTTAGCTACAACCAAAAGCCCTATCGCCGCGCTTTGATGGAAACTTACGGCGCGCGCGTTGTCGCCAGTCCCAGCGAAGAAACTCACGCCGGACGCGCAATTTTAGCAGAATATCCCGATAGTACGGGCAGCTTGGGTATTGCGATTAGCGAAGCGGTGGAAGTTGCGGCGCAAGACGAGGAAACGAAATATGCCCTCGGTAGCGTTCTCAATCACGTTTTGTTGCATCAAACGGTTATCGGACAGGAAGCGCTGGCGCAATTGGAAATGGCGGGCGATTATCCCGATATTATTGTCGGCTGTACGGGCGGCGGCAGTAACTTTGCGGGCATTGCCTTTCCTTTTTTGGGGGCGAAGTTGCGCGGCGATCGCGATGTTGAGATTATTGCAGTAGAACCGGCCGCTTGTCCGACGCTAACTCGGGGTCGGTACGCTTACGACTTTGGCGATACAGCCCACCTTACACCTTTAGTGAAGATGCACACCCTCGGCAGTACCTTCGTCCCGGAAGGGGTTCATGCGGGCGGTTTGCGCTATCACGGGATGGGGCCCTTGGTGAGTCACGTGGTCGAGTTGGGGCTGGCAGAACCGCGCGCTGAGTATCAATTGGGCTGTTTTGCGGCGGGGGTGACGTTTGCCAAAGCAGAAGGGATTTTGCCCGCACCGGAAGCCAACCATGCAGTAAAAGGGGCGATTGATGAGGCGCTGAAGTGTAAGGAGTCGGGCGAAGGGAAGGTGATTTTATTTAATTTGTGCGGTCACGGACATTTCGATATGCAGGCGTATATCGACTATCAAGCGGGGATGTTGAAGGATACGGAGTGCAGCAGCGAGGAAGTGGCGATGGCACTGGCGGGGCTACCGTCGGTTTAA